One window from the genome of Deltaproteobacteria bacterium RBG_16_64_85 encodes:
- a CDS encoding inositol-3-phosphate synthase, with the protein MPKIRIAVAGVGNCASALLQGIEYYRNIARMAAGAFIPGLMNPDIGGYLPGDIEVVAAFDIDRRKVGRPVGEAIFAPPNCTKKFVPDMPGGGPVVRMAPVLDGVAPHMRDYPEDQTFLPADEPPCDVESLLRESGAEILVSYLPVGSEEATRFYAEACLAAGVSLVNCIPVFIASDPAWSERFRQRGIPIIGDDIKSQLGATIVHRALARLFSERGIRVQRTYQLNTGGNTDFLNMLSRQRLQSKKISKTEAVTSVLTHNIADEDIHIGPSDYVPWQKDNKLCFLRIEGEGFGGLPVEVELRLSVTDSPNSAGVGIDAIRLCRLGRDMGLSGPMLAPSAYFMKHPPVQLPDDEARRELEEFIADYRAWRRSTAASPTTKCTSPT; encoded by the coding sequence ATGCCTAAGATACGCATCGCTGTGGCCGGCGTGGGAAACTGCGCCAGCGCCCTGCTGCAGGGGATCGAATATTACCGGAACATCGCCAGGATGGCCGCAGGCGCGTTCATCCCGGGCCTGATGAATCCCGATATCGGGGGATACCTTCCGGGGGACATCGAGGTCGTGGCGGCGTTCGACATCGACCGAAGGAAGGTGGGGCGTCCTGTCGGGGAGGCGATCTTCGCCCCCCCCAACTGCACCAAGAAGTTCGTCCCCGACATGCCCGGCGGCGGGCCGGTCGTCCGGATGGCCCCCGTGCTCGACGGCGTGGCGCCGCACATGCGCGACTACCCGGAGGACCAGACGTTTCTCCCCGCGGACGAGCCGCCGTGCGACGTGGAAAGCCTGCTGCGCGAATCCGGCGCGGAGATCCTCGTCAGCTATCTGCCGGTGGGCTCCGAGGAGGCCACCCGTTTCTACGCCGAGGCCTGCCTCGCCGCCGGCGTCTCCCTCGTGAACTGCATCCCCGTGTTCATCGCCTCCGACCCGGCGTGGTCGGAGCGGTTCCGGCAACGGGGGATCCCCATCATCGGGGACGACATCAAGTCGCAGCTGGGGGCCACGATCGTGCACCGGGCGCTCGCCCGCCTGTTCTCCGAACGGGGGATCCGGGTGCAGCGGACGTATCAGCTGAACACCGGGGGGAACACCGACTTCCTCAACATGCTGTCCCGCCAGCGGCTCCAGTCGAAGAAGATCTCGAAGACGGAGGCCGTGACCTCGGTGCTCACGCACAATATCGCGGACGAGGACATCCACATCGGGCCGTCGGACTACGTCCCCTGGCAAAAGGACAACAAGCTCTGCTTCCTGAGGATCGAGGGGGAGGGGTTCGGGGGGCTGCCGGTCGAGGTCGAGTTGCGCCTGTCGGTGACCGACTCGCCGAACAGCGCCGGGGTGGGGATCGACGCGATCCGGCTCTGCCGGCTCGGAAGGGACATGGGGCTTTCCGGTCCGATGCTCGCCCCCTCGGCCTACTTCATGAAGCACCCGCCCGTCCAGCTGCCGGACGACGAGGCGCGGCGGGAACTCGAGGAGTTCATCGCGGACTACCGGGCCTGGCGGCGCTCGACAGCAGCCTCGCCCACAACGAAGTGCACCTCTCCCACGTAA
- a CDS encoding LemA family protein encodes MSKKIWIVVAVVAALLVFQGVGAYNGIVRKDVAVNEKWGQVQNVLQRRGDLIPNLVQSVKGYAAHEKEVFEYVAAARAKLAGARTPEDVMKANAEVSSALSRLLVVVENYPLLKADQTFIRLMDELAGTENRISVERMRYNTAVGDFNTDIRVFPNSVVAGVAGFRTKPFFEAEGKAKEVPKVDFGK; translated from the coding sequence ATGAGCAAGAAGATCTGGATCGTGGTGGCGGTCGTGGCCGCCCTCCTGGTGTTCCAGGGGGTCGGCGCCTACAACGGCATCGTCCGGAAGGACGTGGCGGTGAACGAGAAGTGGGGACAGGTCCAGAACGTGCTCCAGCGCCGGGGCGACCTCATTCCCAACCTCGTACAATCGGTGAAGGGGTACGCCGCGCACGAAAAGGAGGTTTTCGAGTACGTGGCGGCCGCCCGCGCGAAGCTGGCGGGGGCCAGGACCCCGGAGGACGTGATGAAGGCCAACGCGGAGGTCTCCTCCGCCCTCTCCCGCCTTCTGGTCGTGGTGGAAAACTACCCGCTGCTCAAGGCGGATCAGACGTTCATCCGCCTGATGGACGAGCTCGCGGGCACGGAGAACCGGATCTCCGTGGAGAGGATGCGGTACAACACGGCGGTCGGGGATTTCAATACCGACATCCGGGTCTTCCCGAACAGCGTGGTCGCCGGGGTGGCCGGGTTCCGGACGAAGCCGTTCTTCGAGGCGGAAGGCAAGGCGAAGGAAGTCCCGAAGGTCGATTTCGGCAAATAA
- a CDS encoding NAD-dependent malic enzyme 1 encodes MQIEKGVDKSVKTIRMMILDQPGFLGKVASAIGTAGGNIGDIRLVGYGLEYNTRDLTVFVDDDAHLQAVLEEVGKVEGVIISDIIDPVLELHKGGKISVKARMAVDSISVMRKIYTPGVAKVCKLIHRKPDLAYDYTVIGNTVAIVTNGTAILGLGDIGAVPGMPVMEGKAVLFDVLVGINGIPILIQSKDTEEIIRTVASIAPTFGAIKLEDIKAPECFEIEDRLDAMLDIPVLHDDQHGTAVVVLAALLNASKYVGMQVKNDTVGMVGLGAAGMGISKLLMAFGVRKMLGTDINPTAKEIFSKIGGKPVTLPEIMESSDIVIATTGVPGLIKKEMIRKGQVILALSNPRPEIFPEEARAAGASFAADGRGANNALAFPGVFRGALNARARKINNRMKIAAAKAISSFADTGELVPSILNLEMHAKVAEAVERAAFESGVARTRSEEIEET; translated from the coding sequence ATGCAGATCGAAAAAGGCGTCGACAAGAGCGTCAAGACGATCCGGATGATGATCCTCGACCAGCCCGGATTCCTCGGGAAGGTCGCCTCCGCCATCGGCACCGCCGGCGGGAACATCGGCGACATCCGGCTGGTCGGCTACGGGCTCGAGTACAACACCCGCGACCTCACGGTCTTCGTGGACGACGACGCCCACCTCCAGGCGGTGCTGGAGGAGGTGGGGAAGGTCGAAGGCGTTATCATCTCCGACATCATCGATCCCGTCCTGGAGCTCCACAAGGGCGGCAAGATCTCCGTAAAGGCCCGCATGGCGGTCGACAGCATCTCCGTGATGCGGAAGATCTACACGCCCGGCGTGGCCAAGGTCTGCAAATTGATCCACCGCAAGCCGGATCTCGCCTACGATTACACCGTCATCGGCAACACCGTGGCGATCGTGACCAACGGCACGGCGATCCTGGGGCTGGGGGACATCGGGGCCGTGCCCGGCATGCCGGTGATGGAGGGGAAGGCGGTCCTGTTCGACGTGCTCGTGGGGATCAACGGCATTCCGATCCTCATCCAGTCGAAGGATACCGAGGAGATCATCCGAACGGTCGCATCCATCGCACCGACGTTCGGCGCCATCAAGCTGGAGGACATCAAGGCGCCCGAGTGCTTCGAGATCGAGGACCGGCTGGACGCCATGCTCGACATCCCGGTTCTGCACGACGACCAGCACGGGACCGCCGTGGTCGTGCTCGCCGCGCTTCTGAACGCCAGCAAGTACGTCGGCATGCAGGTGAAGAACGACACCGTGGGGATGGTCGGCCTGGGCGCCGCCGGGATGGGGATCTCCAAGCTGCTGATGGCCTTCGGCGTCCGCAAGATGCTGGGGACCGACATCAATCCCACGGCGAAGGAGATCTTCTCGAAGATCGGCGGGAAGCCGGTGACCCTGCCGGAGATCATGGAGTCGTCCGACATCGTCATCGCCACCACGGGGGTCCCCGGGCTGATCAAGAAGGAGATGATCCGCAAGGGGCAGGTGATCCTGGCGCTGTCCAATCCCAGGCCCGAGATCTTCCCCGAAGAGGCGCGGGCCGCAGGGGCCTCGTTCGCCGCCGACGGCCGGGGCGCCAACAACGCCCTCGCGTTCCCCGGCGTTTTCCGGGGGGCGCTGAACGCAAGGGCGCGCAAGATCAACAACCGGATGAAGATCGCCGCGGCCAAGGCCATCAGCTCGTTTGCCGATACGGGCGAGCTGGTCCCCTCCATTCTCAACCTGGAAATGCACGCGAAGGTGGCCGAGGCGGTGGAGCGGGCGGCGTTCGAGTCGGGCGTCGCGCGTACCCGGTCCGAGGAGATCGAGGAAACTTAG
- a CDS encoding acyl-phosphate glycerol 3-phosphate acyltransferase, with product MDGSWIRGGSLVLFGYFLGSVPFGVLVAQLFDRNVDLRETGSGNIGATNVARTAGKAAGILTLALDAGKGAFPMVLTYMLIGEDYFWLSLVGGAAFLGHVFSIYLHFKGGKGVATALGVILSLSSVTTFILVVLFALVVYFTRYVSLGSLCAAVALPILMALLGPPSRSCVTLSLLIAFLVIYNHRENIHRLLAGQENKLGEPKPPAS from the coding sequence ATGGACGGTTCCTGGATTCGAGGCGGGTCGCTCGTCCTGTTCGGCTACTTCCTGGGATCCGTTCCCTTCGGGGTCCTGGTGGCGCAGCTTTTCGACCGGAACGTGGACCTCCGGGAAACCGGCTCCGGGAACATCGGCGCGACCAACGTGGCGCGCACCGCGGGGAAGGCGGCCGGGATCCTCACGCTTGCGCTGGACGCGGGGAAGGGAGCCTTCCCGATGGTGCTGACGTATATGCTCATCGGCGAGGATTACTTCTGGCTCTCGCTCGTCGGCGGGGCCGCATTCCTGGGGCACGTCTTCTCGATCTACCTCCACTTCAAGGGAGGGAAGGGAGTGGCGACGGCGCTGGGCGTCATCCTGTCCCTGTCCTCCGTCACCACGTTCATCCTCGTCGTCCTGTTCGCTCTGGTCGTCTACTTCACGCGTTACGTCTCCCTGGGGTCCCTCTGCGCGGCGGTGGCGCTGCCGATCCTGATGGCGCTGCTGGGGCCTCCCTCCCGCTCCTGCGTCACCCTTTCCCTTCTGATCGCTTTTCTGGTGATCTACAACCACCGGGAGAACATCCACCGCCTGCTGGCCGGTCAGGAGAACAAGCTCGGCGAGCCGAAACCGCCCGCCTCGTAA
- a CDS encoding transcriptional regulator (indirectly regulates nitrogen metabolism; at high nitrogen levels P-II prevents the phosphorylation of NR-I, the transcriptional activator of the glutamine synthetase gene (glnA); at low nitrogen levels P-II is uridylylated to form PII-UMP and interacts with an adenylyltransferase (GlnE) that activates GlnA) yields the protein MKKIEAIIKPFKLDEVKESLNDMGIHGMTVSEVKGFGRQKGHTELYRGAEYVVDFLPKIKLEIIVPDDLVPQVVETVEKSARTGRIGDGKIFVTSVEEVVRIRTGERGHDAI from the coding sequence ATGAAGAAGATCGAGGCCATCATCAAGCCGTTCAAGCTCGACGAGGTCAAGGAGTCCCTGAACGACATGGGGATCCACGGCATGACCGTATCCGAGGTCAAGGGCTTCGGACGCCAGAAGGGGCACACCGAACTCTACCGGGGCGCCGAATACGTGGTGGACTTCCTCCCCAAGATCAAACTGGAAATCATCGTTCCCGACGACCTGGTCCCCCAGGTGGTGGAGACGGTGGAGAAATCCGCCCGCACGGGCCGGATCGGGGACGGGAAGATCTTCGTGACCAGCGTGGAGGAAGTGGTGCGGATCCGCACGGGCGAGCGCGGGCACGACGCCATTTGA
- a CDS encoding type I glutamate--ammonia ligase, whose product MTPKEVLEFIKSKKIEMVDLKFMDFIGTWQHFAVPIYELKDDSFEEGFGFDGSSIRGWQPIHASDMLVIPEAGTAVIDPFITRPTLSLICNIVDPITKENYTRDPRNIARKAEAYLKSTGIADQAFFGPEAEFFIFDDIRYATASNYGYFYIDSEEGIWNSGREEDPNLGYKPRHKEGYFPVPPTDSLHDLRDEMVRVMESVGLKIEAQHHEVATAGQAEIDLRFDTLVKIADALQWYKYICKNVARKFGKTVTFMPKPLYADNGSGMHTHQSLWKGGKPLFAGEEYGGLSKMALFYIGGLLKHASAICAFSNPTMNSYKRLVPGFEAPVNLAYSSRNRSAAIRIPMYSPSPKAKRAEFRTPDPSCNGYIAFAAMLMAGLDGIQKKIHPGEPLDKDIYALSPEELANVPTTPGSLEESLKALENDHDFLLKGDVFTSDVIEKWIEYKIDAEVNPVKMRPTPHEFFLYFDC is encoded by the coding sequence ATGACCCCGAAGGAAGTGCTGGAGTTCATCAAGAGCAAGAAGATCGAGATGGTCGACCTGAAGTTCATGGACTTCATCGGCACCTGGCAGCACTTCGCCGTGCCGATCTACGAGCTGAAGGACGACAGCTTCGAGGAGGGGTTCGGTTTCGACGGCTCGAGCATCCGCGGCTGGCAGCCGATCCACGCGTCGGACATGCTGGTCATCCCCGAGGCGGGAACCGCCGTGATCGACCCCTTCATCACGCGGCCGACCCTGTCCCTCATCTGCAATATCGTCGACCCGATCACCAAGGAAAACTACACCCGCGACCCGCGGAACATCGCCCGGAAGGCCGAGGCGTATCTCAAGTCCACCGGCATCGCCGACCAGGCGTTCTTCGGGCCCGAGGCCGAGTTCTTCATCTTCGACGACATCCGGTACGCCACCGCGTCCAACTACGGCTACTTCTACATCGACTCCGAGGAGGGCATCTGGAACTCGGGCCGGGAAGAGGACCCGAACCTCGGCTACAAGCCGCGCCACAAGGAAGGGTATTTCCCCGTTCCCCCCACCGACTCCCTGCACGACCTGCGCGACGAGATGGTCCGCGTGATGGAGTCGGTAGGCCTGAAGATCGAGGCGCAGCACCATGAAGTCGCCACGGCGGGGCAGGCGGAGATCGACCTGCGGTTCGACACGCTGGTCAAGATCGCCGACGCGCTGCAGTGGTACAAGTACATCTGCAAGAACGTCGCCCGGAAGTTCGGGAAGACCGTCACCTTCATGCCGAAGCCGCTCTACGCGGACAACGGAAGCGGGATGCACACTCACCAGTCGCTGTGGAAGGGCGGCAAGCCGCTCTTCGCGGGCGAGGAGTACGGCGGGCTCTCCAAGATGGCGCTCTTCTACATCGGCGGGCTCCTCAAGCACGCCTCGGCGATCTGCGCCTTCTCCAATCCCACGATGAACTCCTACAAGCGGCTGGTCCCCGGCTTCGAGGCCCCGGTGAACCTGGCGTACTCGAGCCGGAACCGCTCCGCGGCGATCCGGATCCCGATGTACTCGCCGTCGCCGAAGGCGAAGCGGGCGGAGTTCCGGACCCCCGACCCGTCCTGCAACGGCTACATCGCATTCGCGGCGATGCTGATGGCGGGATTGGACGGCATCCAGAAAAAGATCCACCCGGGCGAGCCGCTCGACAAGGACATCTACGCCCTCTCCCCCGAGGAGCTGGCCAACGTCCCGACCACGCCGGGCTCGCTGGAGGAGTCGCTGAAGGCCCTGGAGAACGATCACGACTTCCTGCTCAAGGGCGACGTCTTCACGTCGGACGTCATCGAGAAGTGGATCGAGTACAAGATCGACGCCGAGGTCAACCCCGTCAAGATGCGGCCGACGCCGCACGAGTTCTTCCTCTACTTCGACTGCTGA